The proteins below come from a single Edaphobacter acidisoli genomic window:
- the eat gene encoding ethanolamine permease, with protein MEEHAKLKATLNTWQLWGIAVGLVISGEYFGWSYGWASAGTLGFLVTTILVAAMYTAFIFSFTELTTAIPSAGGPFSYAQRAFGDTGGYIAGAATLVEFVFAPPAIALAIGAYLHVQFPGLSPRNAAVLAYLFFMAINIVGVKIAASFEFIVTVLAIIELMVFMAVVAPGFKLSNFLAHGWAGRDHFSAITFAGMFAAVPFAIWFFLAIEGVAMAAEEVKKPARSIPIAYIGGILTLLVLAVGVMLFAGAVGDWRTIANINDPLPQAMKIIVGAKSGWLHMLVWLGLFGLVASLHGIIFGYSRQIFALARAGYLPSVLEKVHPRFNTPYMAIMAGGAVGIAAIYSDKWVSFGGQPLTANIVTMSVLGALVMYVVSMLSLFRLRKTEPNLHRPFRARFYPFAPIWTLVVACVCLASLVYYNRLIGLLFVALLLVGYVALRLSWRGKRDITTSSEVVEEHSKL; from the coding sequence ATGGAAGAACACGCAAAGCTGAAGGCAACTCTGAATACATGGCAACTGTGGGGAATCGCAGTAGGGCTCGTCATCTCTGGTGAGTACTTTGGCTGGAGCTACGGATGGGCGAGTGCGGGGACACTGGGGTTTCTTGTCACTACGATTCTGGTGGCGGCCATGTATACGGCCTTCATCTTTAGCTTCACCGAGCTGACGACCGCAATCCCGAGCGCGGGTGGTCCTTTTTCCTATGCCCAGCGGGCCTTTGGAGATACGGGCGGGTATATTGCGGGGGCTGCAACGCTGGTGGAGTTTGTGTTTGCCCCGCCGGCGATTGCGCTGGCGATTGGCGCGTATCTGCATGTGCAGTTTCCTGGACTTTCGCCTAGAAATGCAGCCGTGCTGGCGTATCTGTTCTTCATGGCAATCAACATAGTCGGTGTCAAGATTGCCGCAAGCTTCGAGTTCATTGTGACTGTGTTGGCAATCATTGAGCTCATGGTCTTCATGGCGGTGGTTGCTCCTGGTTTTAAGCTAAGTAACTTTCTTGCTCACGGATGGGCTGGGCGCGATCATTTTTCTGCCATCACGTTTGCAGGAATGTTTGCCGCTGTGCCGTTCGCAATCTGGTTCTTTCTCGCCATCGAAGGTGTGGCGATGGCCGCCGAAGAGGTGAAGAAGCCCGCGCGCTCGATTCCGATTGCCTATATCGGGGGAATTCTGACACTGCTGGTGCTGGCTGTCGGCGTGATGCTCTTCGCAGGTGCGGTGGGCGACTGGCGCACGATTGCCAATATCAACGATCCACTACCGCAGGCGATGAAGATTATTGTTGGCGCGAAGAGCGGATGGCTGCACATGCTTGTGTGGCTTGGACTGTTTGGCTTGGTAGCTTCGTTGCATGGAATTATCTTTGGCTACTCGCGGCAGATATTTGCGTTGGCCCGTGCTGGATATTTGCCCTCGGTTTTAGAGAAGGTGCACCCGCGATTCAACACGCCTTATATGGCAATTATGGCTGGAGGAGCGGTCGGGATAGCAGCTATCTACAGCGATAAGTGGGTGAGCTTTGGCGGACAGCCGCTCACTGCGAATATTGTCACGATGTCTGTGCTTGGCGCGTTGGTGATGTACGTGGTGAGTATGCTGTCACTGTTTCGCCTGCGCAAGACGGAGCCGAATTTGCATCGTCCGTTTCGCGCGCGGTTCTATCCGTTCGCGCCGATATGGACACTGGTGGTAGCGTGCGTCTGCCTGGCAAGTCTGGTCTACTATAACCGGCTGATTGGTCTGCTGTTTGTTGCGCTATTGCTCGTCGGTTATGTTGCCCTGCGACTGAGCTGGCGCGGGAAGCGGGACATTACGACGAGTTCTGAGGTGGTTGAGGAGCACTCGAAGCTGTGA
- a CDS encoding ethanolamine ammonia-lyase subunit EutB: MSFSHSTRGRTYLFDSLKGLLAKASPLRSGDVLAGVAAESDAERAAARYALADVPLTKFVNEAVVPYEDDDVTRLIIDTHDQAAFAPIRHLTVGELREWILSDEQDADVLANVAAGLTPEMIAAVSKLMRNQDLILAARKCCVVTRFRNTLGLPGRMSVRLQPNHPTDDIQGVLASTIDGLLYGCGDAVIGINPASDSTAKAIELLRALDNFRQKFDAPLQTCVLLHVTNTMQAMEAGAPVDLVFQSIAGTQKANASFGVTLGLLQEAYEAALSLKRGTAGENCMYFETGQGSALSADANFGVDQQTCEARAYAVARRYAPLLVNTVVGFIGPEYLFDSKQIIRAGLEDHFCGKLLGLPMGCDVCYTNHAEADQDDMDTLLTLLGVAGVNFIMGIPGADDIMLNYQSTSFHDALYVREVLGLRRAPEFERWLERMGVVDANGRLMPSETAAKALLAGSPFSLEA; the protein is encoded by the coding sequence GTGAGCTTTTCGCATTCAACTCGCGGTAGAACGTATTTGTTCGACAGCCTGAAAGGGCTGCTAGCGAAGGCGAGTCCATTGCGGTCGGGTGATGTGCTGGCTGGGGTTGCAGCTGAGTCCGATGCCGAGCGAGCCGCTGCGCGGTATGCTCTGGCAGATGTGCCGCTGACAAAATTTGTGAATGAAGCGGTTGTGCCATACGAAGACGACGACGTGACGCGGCTAATCATTGATACGCATGATCAAGCTGCATTCGCACCGATTCGCCACCTTACGGTGGGCGAGCTGAGGGAATGGATCCTGAGTGACGAGCAAGACGCAGATGTGTTAGCAAATGTTGCCGCAGGGCTGACGCCTGAGATGATTGCTGCCGTATCAAAGCTGATGCGCAATCAGGATCTGATTCTGGCTGCACGCAAGTGTTGTGTGGTGACGCGATTTCGCAATACTCTCGGACTGCCAGGGCGAATGTCAGTACGTTTGCAGCCGAATCACCCGACGGATGACATTCAGGGCGTATTGGCCTCGACGATCGATGGGTTGCTATACGGCTGCGGTGATGCAGTGATTGGCATCAATCCGGCAAGCGACAGCACGGCGAAGGCAATCGAGCTTCTGCGGGCGTTAGATAACTTCAGACAAAAGTTCGATGCTCCTTTGCAGACATGCGTGCTGCTGCATGTAACGAATACGATGCAGGCGATGGAAGCGGGGGCTCCGGTAGATCTGGTCTTTCAATCCATTGCTGGAACGCAGAAGGCCAACGCGAGTTTTGGTGTCACGCTTGGACTATTGCAGGAGGCGTATGAAGCTGCACTTTCGTTGAAGCGAGGTACTGCAGGGGAGAACTGCATGTACTTCGAGACGGGGCAGGGAAGCGCGCTTTCTGCAGATGCGAATTTTGGTGTAGATCAGCAGACATGTGAGGCGCGTGCCTACGCGGTCGCGCGCAGATACGCTCCACTGTTGGTAAATACGGTGGTCGGCTTCATCGGGCCGGAGTACCTCTTTGATAGCAAGCAGATCATTCGCGCTGGGTTGGAAGATCATTTTTGCGGGAAGCTGCTGGGATTGCCGATGGGATGCGACGTCTGTTATACGAATCACGCAGAGGCAGACCAGGATGATATGGACACGCTGCTGACGCTGCTAGGCGTGGCTGGAGTGAATTTCATCATGGGTATTCCGGGTGCGGACGACATTATGCTGAACTATCAGAGCACCTCGTTTCATGATGCGCTGTATGTGCGCGAGGTACTTGGATTGCGACGCGCTCCTGAGTTTGAGCGCTGGCTGGAGAGAATGGGAGTCGTTGATGCGAATGGACGGCTGATGCCGTCGGAGACTGCTGCGAAAGCCCTACTGGCAGGTAGCCCGTTCTCGCTTGAGGCATAG
- the adh gene encoding aldehyde dehydrogenase, which produces MATLTSAPASKVAPGAYGFPVKIKQQYGNYIGGKWTAPISGSYFDNVTPVTGEVLCQIPRSNADDINLALDAAHAAKDSWGRTSPAERAHILEQIAQRMADNLEMLATVETWDNGKPIRETMAADLPLCIDHYRYFAGAIRAQEGGISEIDHDTISYHYHEPLGVVGMIIPWNFPLLMAAWKLAPALAAGNCVVLKPAEQTPLGILVLAELIGDLLPPGVLNVVNGFGLEAGKPLASSNRIAKIAFTGETTTGRLIMQYASQNIIPVTLELGGKSPNIFFEDVMREDDAFFDKALEGFSMFALNQGEVCTCPSRALVQQSIYDRFMDRAIDRVKKIKRGNPLDSDTMIGAQASTEQMEKILSYLDIGKKEGAKVLTGGKRADNGPSLANGFYIEPTVFEGNNKMRIFQEEIFGPVVSVTTFKDDEEAMAIANDTLYGLGAGIWTRDLNRAYRFGRGIQAGRVWTNCYHLYPAHSAFGGYKQSGIGRENHKMMLDHYQQTKNQLVSYSPNALGFF; this is translated from the coding sequence ATGGCAACATTGACCTCCGCACCAGCCAGCAAAGTCGCGCCGGGCGCCTACGGCTTCCCGGTCAAAATAAAACAGCAGTACGGCAATTACATCGGGGGTAAATGGACCGCGCCTATCTCCGGCTCCTACTTCGATAACGTCACACCTGTCACGGGCGAAGTTCTCTGTCAGATACCGCGTTCAAACGCTGACGACATCAATCTAGCGCTCGATGCCGCACACGCCGCAAAAGACTCCTGGGGACGTACTTCACCCGCCGAGCGTGCCCACATCCTCGAACAAATCGCCCAGCGCATGGCCGACAATCTCGAGATGCTCGCCACCGTTGAGACCTGGGACAACGGCAAGCCCATCCGCGAGACCATGGCAGCCGACCTCCCGCTGTGCATCGACCACTACCGCTATTTCGCTGGAGCTATCCGCGCGCAGGAAGGCGGCATCTCTGAGATCGATCACGACACCATCTCCTATCACTACCATGAGCCTCTCGGCGTAGTCGGCATGATTATCCCGTGGAACTTTCCGCTCCTTATGGCCGCGTGGAAACTCGCGCCAGCGCTCGCCGCAGGCAACTGCGTCGTACTCAAGCCAGCCGAACAAACTCCACTCGGCATCCTCGTCCTCGCCGAGCTGATCGGCGACCTTCTGCCCCCCGGCGTGCTTAATGTTGTCAACGGCTTTGGCCTCGAAGCGGGCAAGCCACTCGCCTCCAGCAATCGCATCGCTAAAATAGCCTTCACCGGAGAGACCACCACGGGGCGTCTCATTATGCAGTACGCCTCGCAGAACATCATCCCCGTCACACTCGAGCTCGGTGGCAAGAGCCCCAACATCTTCTTCGAAGACGTCATGCGTGAAGATGACGCCTTCTTCGACAAAGCGCTCGAAGGCTTCAGTATGTTCGCGCTTAACCAGGGCGAAGTCTGCACTTGTCCATCGCGCGCGCTTGTCCAGCAATCAATCTACGATCGCTTCATGGACCGAGCCATCGATCGCGTCAAGAAGATCAAGCGCGGCAACCCGCTAGATAGTGACACCATGATCGGTGCCCAAGCCTCAACCGAACAGATGGAGAAAATTCTCTCCTACCTGGATATCGGCAAGAAGGAAGGCGCAAAGGTCCTCACCGGTGGCAAGCGCGCTGACAATGGCCCAAGCCTTGCCAACGGCTTCTACATTGAACCCACTGTCTTTGAAGGCAACAACAAGATGCGCATCTTCCAAGAGGAGATATTCGGTCCCGTCGTCTCCGTCACCACATTCAAGGACGACGAAGAAGCGATGGCCATCGCCAACGACACGCTCTATGGCCTCGGCGCAGGCATCTGGACACGCGACCTGAACCGCGCCTACCGCTTCGGCCGCGGCATCCAGGCTGGCCGCGTCTGGACCAATTGTTACCACCTATATCCAGCCCACTCGGCCTTTGGCGGATACAAGCAATCCGGCATCGGTCGCGAAAATCACAAGATGATGCTCGACCACTACCAGCAGACGAAGAACCAGCTCGTCAGCTACAGTCCCAACGCTTTAGGATTCTTCTAA
- a CDS encoding TonB-dependent receptor, whose translation MRSLKTGIRFLVLAAAAMMVTQCPVVAQSIQGSIIGTVRDKSEALVPDASVTLTDVDKGITRNAITDGHGDYHFIDVPAGHYKLVVSAAGFQGWQITGVTLSVHQDLRVDASLQVGNVQQAVEVSASSEPAINTDDASVSAVYNSTSISNLPTNTRASQSGTSALNVVGTLPGVQADNAGSSSPGFSLQGGLPFQTEVSVDGITVQSATGNSPIGNAFPSSESISEMRADGVQNDAEYGQPGEITVTTKGGTNTPHGSLFWYHQNAAFDAIPYAYPTTLKKNKLVANTFGGSFGGPVVIPHFYNGHDRTFIFGTYEGWRYPNSGTYNYMVPTAAMKKGDFSQYTASGYSGQLFDPSTGSTYGTALPSISPITQKFLQFFPDPNIGNTAAFDDNGAQNYQINKDQSQSSNQFDVRADQYFGSNQKFLLWGRYTWKNQSSINPQTLLVPASTGTGNSRVLKVSANYTITPNVIDEFSFGYTRYQTGNVNPFNGTAFTNGLGLNGLQNLFYNGLPEIDYSSSLTNFAPDRLNSVSQSNTYDYYNTLSWSHGKHQMKFGVDAQSLQAITPLGFNGADNYGTFSFQSSQGGGIFTGVDFADLLLGLPYQTFYDVVSQDNDGQSWHYHAFAQDQWAVTPSLTLTYGIRYELHPSYHDAHGDIANFDPNYAKSGAVIYPDGFSNLISLPFMQSANACLPYGSSSGSTINGAPCMPVLSASQAGFPSGLKHYPKLRFMPRFGFAWRPSSDNKTAIRGGFGMYNITLLGGNFYSLTGTVQADTTQYSNTYNSTTHAIGYQWPSIYAGSGSAGCTTCYGQNYFGTANSINWKDPYTYQWSLSVDRALSHGYAVRLSYIGSVTQHLVWAPDENALPFSTTVSAYNQPLSARRFPNWGTINTRDTGAYSNYNSGQIEVSHRYSAGLQLDSSYTFAKAMADNQGPASNSGFAGETGGSRATSILMPSIDYGNVYGTRRHLWNTTMVYDLPFGRGRTFGSSMSRLADMVVGGWQISNILLMETGPYLSPYIPGGQSDPSGTGSGISSDANGNALTGRNQYPDKVQGVSIKPSSRTRLHWLNPAALTCPGQPGWTSGSSCTTGNGKAGSPAPIGRFGNAGAGSIEGPNYINLSSGLTKSFTLVEGVKLQLQGTFTNVLNHTNLSNPNLNITSAKFGQITGSQGARTGQISARLTF comes from the coding sequence ATGCGATCACTAAAAACAGGAATTCGATTTCTAGTCCTGGCTGCTGCTGCGATGATGGTGACCCAGTGTCCAGTAGTGGCTCAGTCAATCCAGGGCAGTATTATCGGTACAGTTCGCGATAAGAGCGAGGCACTGGTTCCGGATGCCTCAGTAACTCTAACCGATGTCGATAAGGGTATTACGCGCAACGCGATCACTGACGGACATGGCGATTACCACTTTATCGATGTTCCTGCTGGCCATTACAAACTGGTGGTCTCTGCAGCAGGGTTCCAGGGCTGGCAGATCACTGGCGTGACGCTTTCAGTGCACCAGGATCTTCGCGTGGATGCGTCGTTGCAAGTCGGCAACGTACAGCAAGCTGTTGAGGTTTCCGCCAGCTCAGAGCCTGCGATCAACACCGATGACGCATCGGTCAGTGCAGTGTACAACTCAACCAGCATCTCGAACCTGCCGACGAATACGCGCGCCAGTCAGAGCGGCACCAGCGCACTGAACGTGGTGGGCACACTACCCGGTGTGCAGGCCGACAACGCCGGTAGCTCCAGCCCCGGATTTTCCCTGCAGGGAGGCCTACCGTTCCAGACGGAGGTCTCTGTAGACGGCATCACTGTGCAGAGCGCGACCGGCAACAGTCCCATCGGCAATGCTTTCCCCTCCAGTGAATCCATCTCGGAGATGCGTGCCGATGGTGTGCAGAACGACGCGGAATACGGACAACCAGGTGAGATTACAGTGACTACGAAAGGCGGTACGAATACGCCCCATGGTTCGCTCTTCTGGTATCACCAGAATGCCGCCTTCGATGCGATTCCCTATGCCTATCCGACTACCCTAAAGAAGAACAAGCTGGTGGCGAACACCTTTGGTGGCAGCTTTGGCGGCCCCGTCGTGATTCCGCACTTCTACAACGGGCACGACCGCACCTTTATCTTCGGGACCTATGAGGGGTGGCGCTATCCCAACTCGGGAACATATAACTACATGGTGCCCACTGCTGCGATGAAGAAGGGCGACTTTTCACAATACACTGCTTCAGGCTACTCGGGGCAACTGTTTGATCCATCTACTGGCAGTACTTACGGCACCGCGTTACCGAGCATCAGTCCGATCACGCAGAAATTTCTGCAATTTTTCCCCGACCCCAACATCGGCAATACTGCCGCTTTTGACGACAATGGAGCGCAAAACTACCAGATTAATAAAGATCAAAGTCAGAGTTCCAACCAGTTTGATGTACGCGCCGACCAGTATTTCGGAAGCAATCAGAAGTTTCTGCTTTGGGGACGCTACACATGGAAGAACCAGTCTTCGATCAATCCACAGACGTTACTTGTACCTGCCTCGACGGGTACGGGCAACTCCCGCGTGTTGAAGGTGAGCGCAAACTATACGATCACGCCGAACGTGATTGATGAATTTAGCTTCGGCTATACCCGCTACCAAACGGGTAATGTGAATCCGTTCAACGGTACAGCCTTCACCAATGGTCTGGGTCTGAATGGACTGCAGAATCTGTTTTATAACGGTCTTCCCGAGATTGATTATTCGAGCAGTCTGACCAACTTTGCTCCAGATCGCCTGAACTCCGTCTCACAGTCCAATACGTATGACTACTACAACACACTGAGTTGGTCGCACGGCAAGCATCAGATGAAGTTTGGCGTGGACGCCCAGAGCCTCCAGGCGATTACGCCGCTCGGCTTCAATGGGGCGGACAATTACGGGACGTTTTCATTTCAAAGTAGTCAAGGTGGAGGGATCTTCACTGGCGTAGACTTCGCCGATCTGCTCCTCGGACTTCCGTACCAGACGTTCTACGATGTGGTGAGCCAGGACAATGATGGCCAGTCCTGGCACTATCATGCGTTCGCGCAGGACCAGTGGGCAGTCACGCCTTCGCTGACCCTCACCTATGGTATCCGCTATGAATTGCATCCGAGCTACCATGATGCGCATGGCGATATCGCTAACTTCGATCCCAACTATGCGAAGAGTGGCGCTGTCATCTATCCGGATGGGTTCTCCAATCTGATCTCTCTGCCCTTCATGCAGAGCGCGAATGCCTGCCTGCCGTACGGCTCCTCCTCGGGATCGACGATCAACGGCGCGCCCTGTATGCCGGTCCTCTCGGCTAGCCAGGCTGGCTTTCCTTCGGGACTCAAGCACTATCCCAAACTGCGCTTTATGCCTCGCTTCGGTTTCGCGTGGCGGCCGTCCAGTGACAACAAGACGGCGATCCGCGGCGGCTTCGGCATGTATAACATCACCCTGCTGGGCGGCAACTTCTACTCGCTGACTGGCACGGTGCAGGCGGATACGACGCAGTACTCCAACACCTATAACAGCACCACGCACGCAATTGGCTATCAGTGGCCATCAATCTATGCGGGTTCGGGCAGCGCAGGCTGCACCACGTGCTATGGACAGAACTACTTCGGCACGGCGAACAGTATCAACTGGAAGGACCCCTATACCTACCAGTGGTCGTTGAGTGTCGACCGAGCATTGAGCCACGGTTACGCAGTTCGGCTTTCCTATATCGGCTCGGTGACCCAGCACTTAGTATGGGCTCCAGACGAGAACGCGCTGCCATTCTCCACCACGGTTTCGGCCTACAACCAGCCACTGAGCGCGCGCCGCTTCCCGAACTGGGGCACGATCAATACCCGGGACACGGGAGCATACTCTAACTACAACTCGGGTCAGATTGAGGTATCTCACCGCTACTCCGCGGGCCTGCAGCTTGACTCGAGCTACACCTTTGCCAAGGCGATGGCAGACAACCAAGGGCCGGCAAGCAACAGTGGATTTGCGGGAGAGACTGGCGGATCGCGTGCGACCTCCATCCTTATGCCTAGCATCGACTACGGCAATGTGTACGGTACCCGCCGTCACCTATGGAACACGACGATGGTCTACGACCTGCCCTTCGGTCGTGGACGTACCTTCGGTAGCAGTATGTCTCGCCTGGCAGATATGGTCGTCGGCGGATGGCAGATATCGAACATTCTGCTGATGGAGACGGGACCGTACCTCTCACCCTATATCCCGGGCGGACAGAGCGATCCTTCAGGTACGGGATCGGGTATCAGTAGCGACGCCAACGGAAACGCTCTCACCGGGCGTAACCAGTACCCGGACAAGGTGCAGGGGGTCTCGATCAAGCCGTCAAGCCGCACACGCCTGCATTGGCTGAATCCGGCTGCGCTGACCTGCCCTGGTCAGCCCGGCTGGACATCCGGCAGTTCCTGCACCACGGGTAACGGCAAAGCTGGATCACCAGCTCCGATTGGCCGCTTCGGCAACGCTGGTGCGGGTTCTATCGAGGGACCAAATTACATCAACCTGTCCAGCGGATTGACCAAGTCGTTCACCCTTGTGGAGGGCGTGAAGCTGCAATTGCAGGGAACGTTCACCAACGTGCTGAATCATACGAATCTCAGCAATCCTAACCTCAACATAACCTCGGCGAAGTTTGGTCAGATTACAGGTAGTCAGGGGGCTCGTACCGGGCAGATCTCTGCTCGGCTGACCTTCTGA
- the eutC gene encoding ethanolamine ammonia-lyase subunit EutC, with protein MTRSIASPDPWSALSRFTRARIGLGRVGASLPTRALLDFGMDHALARDVIYTPLDTANLAKELERSGFRTRLARSQAKDRMEYLHRPDLGRRLNAACIDDLYECSRSTKRLSVIIADGLSSPAPAQHALPLLRELKLRLEDWELDDVVIATQARVALGDEIGSLRDAEAVAVLIGERPGLNAVDSLGAYLTYGPFSGRTDADRNCISNIRPAGLSYSDAAYKLAYLLDEARVLGGTGIRLKDASDVEADKAGNIVPAMWQTKALPPRSP; from the coding sequence ATGACAAGATCGATCGCATCGCCGGACCCCTGGAGCGCACTGTCGAGATTTACTCGCGCTCGCATTGGGCTGGGCAGAGTGGGTGCGAGCTTGCCTACGCGTGCATTACTGGATTTTGGAATGGACCATGCGCTGGCGAGGGATGTTATCTACACACCTCTTGATACTGCCAATCTGGCGAAGGAGCTAGAGCGGAGCGGGTTCCGTACGCGGCTCGCGCGGAGCCAGGCCAAGGACCGGATGGAGTATCTGCATCGTCCCGATCTAGGCAGGCGGCTGAATGCAGCTTGTATTGATGACTTATATGAATGTTCCCGCTCGACGAAGCGCCTTTCCGTGATCATAGCGGATGGCTTATCATCGCCTGCCCCGGCACAGCATGCACTGCCATTACTTCGTGAATTAAAGCTGAGGCTGGAAGACTGGGAGCTGGATGATGTGGTGATTGCGACACAAGCACGAGTCGCGCTTGGTGATGAAATCGGTAGCCTGCGTGATGCCGAAGCCGTCGCTGTGCTGATTGGCGAGCGACCTGGTTTGAATGCTGTGGATAGTTTGGGAGCTTATCTGACATATGGACCGTTTAGTGGGCGCACTGACGCTGATCGTAATTGCATCTCGAACATCCGACCAGCAGGGCTTTCTTACAGTGATGCGGCATACAAATTAGCGTATTTGCTGGATGAAGCTCGTGTACTAGGCGGTACTGGAATTCGCTTGAAGGATGCGAGTGATGTAGAGGCAGACAAGGCGGGAAATATTGTTCCAGCGATGTGGCAAACAAAAGCCCTTCCACCTCGCAGTCCCTAG
- a CDS encoding DUF779 domain-containing protein, protein MSHIPDQVIATSAAMQLIAKLKEKHGDLMFHQSGGCCDGSSPMCYPRGEFLTGDNDVLIGTLGDTPFYISRSQFEYWKHTQLILDVVPGRGGMFSLENPEGVRFLIRSNVFSDIEIAALRATGRI, encoded by the coding sequence ATGTCTCACATTCCGGACCAAGTCATCGCCACCTCTGCCGCAATGCAACTCATAGCGAAGCTTAAGGAGAAACACGGCGACCTCATGTTCCATCAATCAGGCGGTTGCTGCGACGGTAGTTCGCCCATGTGTTATCCGCGCGGTGAATTCCTCACCGGCGACAACGACGTCTTGATCGGCACGCTCGGCGACACACCTTTCTATATAAGCCGCAGCCAGTTCGAGTATTGGAAACATACTCAACTCATCCTTGACGTAGTCCCCGGACGCGGTGGCATGTTCTCGCTCGAAAACCCCGAAGGCGTCCGCTTCCTTATCCGCTCAAATGTCTTCAGCGACATCGAAATCGCAGCTCTTCGCGCCACAGGTCGCATCTAA
- a CDS encoding helix-turn-helix domain-containing protein has translation MQIFRELTSHVLRQSCIVNSESWWFGIPVERGEQCKLGSYAVGENTVAMRPGFAPFELLTPDSFEILGLVVNRQDLVLHIQTLNQSSVLPRTMQDELLKIKPVQKMGLQRLVWQILEEAARTPDIVSNPSSNESIRIAVLDALADVCSSHETTGRPPYRQMSHYKIVREVRQHLLENQDETITVVDLCQRFQISRRTLQYAFQDVMGMNPNAYLRTLRLNGVRRCLRDPNSGVSSVQQAAANWGFWHMSQFARDYQGLFGELPSERLKRRSFPIS, from the coding sequence ATGCAGATCTTCCGTGAATTGACAAGCCATGTACTACGGCAGTCGTGCATTGTGAACTCGGAGAGTTGGTGGTTTGGGATTCCGGTGGAGCGAGGGGAGCAGTGCAAGCTGGGCTCGTATGCGGTTGGCGAGAACACAGTCGCGATGCGGCCAGGATTCGCGCCGTTTGAATTGCTGACGCCAGACAGTTTTGAGATTCTGGGCCTTGTCGTGAATCGACAAGATTTGGTGCTGCACATTCAGACGTTGAACCAATCAAGCGTGCTCCCGCGCACTATGCAGGACGAGTTGCTTAAGATCAAGCCGGTTCAGAAGATGGGACTGCAAAGGCTGGTGTGGCAAATTCTGGAAGAAGCTGCGCGCACGCCGGATATTGTGTCCAACCCCTCCTCGAATGAGAGTATCCGCATCGCAGTGCTGGACGCGCTGGCAGATGTTTGCAGCTCGCATGAAACGACGGGGCGTCCACCATATAGGCAGATGAGCCACTACAAGATTGTGCGCGAGGTGCGGCAGCACCTTCTCGAGAATCAGGATGAGACGATTACGGTAGTCGATCTCTGCCAGAGATTTCAAATCAGCCGACGCACGCTGCAATATGCGTTTCAGGATGTAATGGGGATGAATCCGAATGCCTATCTCCGTACATTGCGACTGAATGGCGTGCGACGCTGTTTGCGTGATCCGAACTCCGGCGTGTCGTCGGTGCAGCAGGCGGCTGCGAACTGGGGCTTCTGGCACATGAGTCAGTTTGCGCGCGATTACCAAGGCCTCTTTGGTGAATTGCCATCAGAGCGCCTGAAGCGTCGTTCATTTCCGATTTCGTAG